Proteins from a single region of Streptomyces sp. HUAS 15-9:
- a CDS encoding RNA-guided endonuclease InsQ/TnpB family protein has protein sequence MYPTSEQASIMLEHCAHARYAWNLAVEQHSHWKPGRKSAPGFAEQCRQLTEARRDNAWLRAGNADVQQQALKDFAKAKTARFTSGFGEPTWRKKYVHEGFRVIGTDRVPEFEVDGSRKLNARTGKQVMGRSVVVHKLNRRWAQVKVPGCGWVRFRLTRQELPQAKTFRVTFKNDQWHIAFAIVPKPIPTPKTGEIIGIDRGVKITAALSDGRRLNCPQLTVKERAQIRKHQRRAARFPKDSDAKTTEYAKVAKLKAREANLRRDWCEKTSTLLARSYDLVRFEKLNIKNMTASAKGTIEQPGTRVQQKAGLNRAILAQGWGLLRRRTGEKAPGRVEDIPAPYTSLRCSACGWIEKNSRKSQAEFVCVSCGFACNADENAANNVAAGQGGIPRPGDQPVPEGQQRPPAVRVSVNLNPPRLESPSFKRGRMSTVPYEDRATRTGGHRERPDRRPVRTADPHARAHAGRAAGGGCAYRPEPCPGPDAAPLRSHDERTADAEPRAAASLRALLGRVRGDRAAS, from the coding sequence ATGTACCCGACGAGCGAGCAGGCGAGCATCATGCTCGAACACTGCGCGCACGCCCGGTACGCATGGAACCTTGCGGTCGAGCAGCACTCGCACTGGAAGCCAGGCCGGAAGTCCGCGCCTGGCTTCGCCGAGCAGTGCCGCCAGCTCACCGAGGCCCGGCGTGACAACGCATGGCTACGCGCGGGCAACGCCGATGTCCAGCAGCAGGCACTGAAGGACTTCGCCAAGGCCAAGACCGCCCGGTTCACCTCCGGGTTCGGTGAGCCGACCTGGCGTAAGAAGTACGTGCATGAGGGCTTCCGTGTCATCGGGACCGACCGAGTACCGGAGTTCGAGGTGGACGGCTCGCGGAAGCTGAACGCCAGGACCGGCAAGCAGGTCATGGGCCGCTCGGTGGTGGTGCACAAGCTCAACCGCCGGTGGGCTCAGGTGAAAGTGCCAGGATGTGGCTGGGTCCGCTTCCGCCTCACCCGGCAGGAGCTGCCTCAGGCGAAAACGTTCCGCGTCACCTTCAAGAACGACCAGTGGCACATCGCGTTCGCTATCGTCCCCAAGCCGATCCCGACCCCGAAAACGGGCGAGATCATCGGGATCGACAGAGGCGTGAAGATCACCGCCGCCCTGTCCGACGGCCGACGGCTGAACTGCCCCCAGCTCACCGTCAAGGAGCGTGCGCAGATCCGCAAGCACCAGCGTCGGGCGGCGCGCTTCCCGAAGGACAGCGACGCCAAGACCACCGAGTACGCCAAGGTAGCCAAGCTGAAGGCGCGTGAGGCAAACCTGCGCAGGGACTGGTGCGAGAAGACCTCGACGCTGCTCGCACGGTCGTACGACCTGGTGCGGTTCGAGAAGCTGAACATCAAGAATATGACCGCCTCGGCGAAGGGGACCATTGAGCAGCCCGGCACGCGCGTGCAGCAGAAGGCCGGGCTGAACCGGGCCATCCTTGCCCAGGGCTGGGGTCTTCTGCGTCGGCGGACCGGTGAGAAGGCCCCCGGCCGCGTCGAGGACATCCCCGCCCCGTACACGAGTCTGCGCTGCTCCGCATGTGGATGGATCGAGAAAAACTCGCGCAAGAGCCAAGCCGAGTTCGTCTGCGTGTCCTGCGGATTCGCCTGCAACGCCGATGAGAACGCAGCAAACAACGTCGCGGCAGGACAGGGCGGGATTCCCCGCCCCGGCGATCAGCCGGTGCCGGAGGGACAACAGCGGCCACCGGCCGTTCGAGTGTCCGTGAACCTCAACCCACCTAGGTTGGAATCCCCCTCTTTCAAGAGGGGGAGGATGTCAACGGTACCGTACGAGGACCGAGCCACCCGCACCGGAGGTCACCGTGAGCGCCCAGACCGACGGCCCGTACGGACCGCTGATCCCCATGCCCGAGCTCACGCCGGACGCGCTGCGGGTGGCGGTTGCGCGTATCGCCCCGAGCCGTGTCCCGGCCCTGACGCAGCACCTCTTCGAAGCCACGACGAACGCACAGCAGACGCAGAGCCTCGCGCCGCTGCGAGCCTTCGTGCACTCCTGGGCCGTGTTCGTGGCGATCGAGCGGCATCCTGA
- a CDS encoding ATP-binding protein — protein MNQKSHLRIQLSATRRGARLARLFTERQLDEWGVPFEGAAHVVAELASNAVLHGRVSGRDFRLGLKLHDDGTLCIEVTDARGDRIPRIQDPAAGDAETGRGLRIVAVYADRWGVDEAPAHGKTVWAELVPGRDEA, from the coding sequence ATGAACCAGAAATCCCACCTCCGGATCCAACTGTCCGCCACTCGAAGGGGTGCTCGACTCGCCCGGCTGTTCACGGAACGTCAACTGGACGAGTGGGGAGTGCCGTTCGAGGGGGCCGCGCATGTGGTGGCGGAGCTGGCGTCCAACGCCGTACTCCATGGACGCGTCAGCGGACGGGACTTCCGGCTGGGGCTGAAGCTGCACGACGACGGCACCCTGTGTATCGAGGTGACCGATGCCCGGGGTGACCGGATCCCGCGAATCCAGGATCCGGCGGCAGGGGACGCGGAAACCGGCAGGGGGTTACGGATCGTGGCGGTGTACGCGGACCGTTGGGGCGTGGACGAGGCACCCGCGCACGGCAAGACGGTGTGGGCCGAACTCGTACCGGGTCGCGACGAGGCGTGA
- a CDS encoding helix-turn-helix domain-containing protein produces MEDEEAEAVLKTVGRQVKMWREAAGLRQPELGAAIGYGEEMVSSVERGRRIPKPDFLDKADEVVGAGGKLSAMKEDVEKARYPKKVRDLAKLEDDAVELGAYAGHNMHGLLQTPEYARALYAMRRPAYPEDEIERHVAARMARQRVFDRVPAPLLTFVQEEVTLRRPIGGRMILRQQLEHLLEISALRHVEIQIMPTDREDHAGMGGPIRLLKLRDGKTLGHSEAQLHSRVISNPREVQILEMRYGMIRAQALTPRESQAFIGKVLGEET; encoded by the coding sequence GTGGAGGACGAGGAGGCCGAGGCCGTACTCAAGACGGTCGGGCGCCAGGTGAAGATGTGGCGGGAGGCCGCCGGACTGCGGCAGCCGGAACTCGGGGCGGCCATCGGCTACGGCGAGGAGATGGTCTCGTCGGTGGAGCGCGGGCGCAGGATTCCCAAGCCCGACTTCCTGGACAAGGCCGATGAGGTGGTCGGGGCGGGCGGGAAACTCTCCGCGATGAAGGAGGACGTGGAGAAGGCGCGTTATCCGAAGAAGGTCCGGGATCTGGCGAAGCTGGAGGACGACGCCGTCGAACTGGGCGCCTACGCCGGCCACAACATGCACGGCCTGCTGCAAACGCCCGAATACGCACGGGCCTTGTACGCGATGCGGCGGCCCGCGTACCCGGAGGACGAGATCGAGCGGCACGTCGCGGCACGCATGGCGCGGCAGCGCGTCTTCGATCGCGTGCCCGCGCCGCTCCTCACCTTTGTCCAGGAAGAGGTGACGCTGCGAAGGCCCATCGGGGGCAGAATGATTCTGCGGCAACAGCTCGAACACCTGTTGGAGATCAGCGCGTTGAGGCACGTCGAGATCCAGATCATGCCGACGGACCGCGAGGACCACGCGGGCATGGGCGGGCCGATCCGGCTGCTGAAGCTCCGGGACGGGAAGACCCTGGGGCACTCGGAGGCGCAGTTGCACAGTCGTGTGATCAGCAATCCGCGCGAGGTCCAGATCCTGGAGATGCGTTATGGAATGATCCGGGCGCAGGCTCTCACGCCCCGGGAGTCACAGGCCTTCATCGGGAAAGTACTGGGAGAAGAGACATGA
- a CDS encoding DUF397 domain-containing protein: MTPATLHWFKSSYSSNDGPDCVEIAIAPAAPTVHVRDSKDRDGARLAFTGASWADFVTFAGR, from the coding sequence ATGACCCCCGCGACCCTGCACTGGTTCAAGAGCAGCTACAGCAGCAACGACGGCCCTGATTGCGTCGAGATCGCCATAGCCCCCGCCGCCCCCACCGTCCACGTCCGCGACTCCAAGGACAGGGACGGCGCGCGGCTCGCGTTCACGGGTGCCTCGTGGGCGGACTTCGTGACGTTCGCGGGGCGCTGA
- a CDS encoding tetratricopeptide repeat protein, with product MAQARPSMQELIARRRRAGFVGRGAERAAFRANFGIPPEDERHRFLFHVHGDAGVGKTFLVRELEQIARELGAPTVYVDEGAGSVPETMAVIGHQLAAQGHRLKELDRMLAAHRERRHEAEAAAVAVSEPDEPSAGSLALARAGLVGLGLVPVAGAFAPALDADRIAQGADRLRAGLSARFRNQEDVQLVLSPERVLTPVLLGELTAVASAVPWLVLFFDTYERTGPFLDGWLHEVMTTDRYGVLPADVVVVTSGQRPFDTARWGGFADFMTDVPLGAFTEAEARGLLADRGVRDEPVVAEVLRLTGGLPVLVSTLAQARPAGPDDVGDPSADAVERFLKWERDPVRRRVALACALPRRLDADVFRAVVDCEESELDSLYGWLRGLPFVDGRGERLRYHDVVRAPMLRLQRTRSPRGWAERHGRLAEVFGRWREEAEAGLDLLRRWADADWRELRLAESYHSLCAAPRAALPVVLADVVHACGQGDEVALRWARVLAEAGEDADAEAVRTWGSGLAETLAGSGPAEALRLLLDRARGDEPWRAEAMALRGDAFARDGDHERALEEYDRALALDPDLVRAHRAKAATRGGLGDYEAAVAGLDRVVALEPDNPYNVILRGEYHRLLRHHDEALRDLTEGILRDPASEFARASRGAAHERAGDLDAALADLDRALELKPDYAWALGRRARVWRGLGDHDRQLADLDRALTLWPDWGWGHCERGDALRVAGRDEEALADYERALAIDPEYASAYASRGVSLSSLGRHREALADLDRALELNPSYPWALCRRAEAHLGLGDTERALADVARALELSPDYAPARTLHDRLTG from the coding sequence ATGGCGCAGGCGCGGCCGTCGATGCAGGAGCTGATCGCACGGCGCAGGCGTGCCGGTTTCGTGGGGCGTGGCGCCGAACGGGCCGCGTTCCGGGCGAACTTCGGAATTCCGCCCGAGGACGAGCGACACCGCTTCCTCTTCCATGTGCACGGTGACGCGGGCGTCGGAAAGACCTTCTTGGTTCGGGAGTTGGAGCAGATCGCCCGGGAACTCGGCGCGCCGACCGTGTATGTCGACGAGGGCGCCGGGAGCGTGCCGGAGACGATGGCCGTGATCGGCCACCAACTCGCCGCTCAGGGGCACCGGTTGAAGGAGCTGGACCGGATGCTGGCCGCGCACCGCGAGCGCCGGCACGAGGCGGAGGCGGCCGCCGTCGCCGTATCGGAACCGGACGAGCCGTCGGCGGGCAGCCTGGCGCTGGCCCGGGCGGGCCTGGTGGGCCTCGGCCTCGTCCCGGTGGCCGGCGCCTTCGCCCCCGCCCTGGACGCGGACCGGATCGCGCAGGGCGCGGACCGGCTGCGGGCCGGACTCAGCGCGCGCTTCCGCAATCAGGAGGACGTACAACTGGTGCTGTCCCCGGAGCGGGTGCTGACGCCGGTGCTGCTGGGCGAGTTGACCGCGGTCGCGTCGGCGGTCCCGTGGCTGGTCCTGTTCTTCGACACCTACGAACGCACCGGGCCGTTCCTCGACGGCTGGCTGCACGAGGTGATGACCACCGACCGGTACGGGGTCCTGCCCGCCGACGTCGTCGTGGTGACCTCCGGCCAGCGCCCCTTCGACACCGCCCGCTGGGGCGGCTTCGCGGACTTCATGACCGACGTGCCGCTCGGGGCGTTCACGGAGGCGGAGGCGCGGGGGCTGCTGGCGGACCGGGGGGTGCGGGACGAGCCGGTGGTCGCCGAGGTGCTGCGGCTGACGGGCGGACTGCCGGTGCTCGTCTCCACGCTCGCGCAGGCCCGGCCCGCCGGTCCGGACGACGTGGGCGATCCGAGCGCGGACGCCGTGGAGCGGTTCCTGAAGTGGGAGCGGGATCCGGTACGGCGCCGGGTCGCCCTGGCCTGCGCGCTGCCCCGGCGGCTGGACGCGGATGTGTTCCGGGCGGTGGTGGACTGCGAGGAGTCCGAACTCGACTCGCTGTACGGGTGGTTGAGGGGACTGCCGTTCGTCGACGGGCGGGGGGAGCGGCTGCGGTACCACGATGTCGTACGGGCGCCGATGCTGCGGTTGCAGCGGACACGGTCGCCGCGGGGGTGGGCCGAGCGGCACGGACGGCTCGCGGAGGTGTTCGGGCGCTGGCGGGAAGAGGCCGAGGCCGGGCTGGACCTCCTGCGCCGGTGGGCGGACGCCGACTGGCGGGAGCTGCGGCTCGCGGAGTCCTACCACTCCTTGTGCGCGGCGCCCCGGGCCGCGCTGCCCGTGGTCCTGGCCGATGTCGTCCACGCCTGCGGGCAGGGCGACGAGGTGGCGCTGCGCTGGGCGCGGGTCCTGGCCGAGGCCGGTGAGGACGCGGACGCGGAGGCCGTGCGGACCTGGGGGAGCGGGCTGGCGGAGACGCTCGCGGGGAGCGGGCCGGCCGAGGCGCTCCGGCTGCTCCTTGATCGCGCGCGGGGCGACGAGCCGTGGCGGGCGGAGGCGATGGCGCTGCGGGGTGACGCCTTCGCGCGGGACGGCGATCACGAGAGGGCGCTGGAGGAGTACGACCGTGCCCTCGCCCTCGACCCAGACCTGGTGCGGGCGCATCGCGCGAAGGCCGCGACCCGGGGCGGACTGGGGGACTACGAGGCCGCGGTCGCCGGTCTCGACCGGGTGGTCGCGCTGGAACCGGACAACCCGTACAACGTCATCCTGCGTGGTGAGTACCACCGCCTTCTGCGCCACCACGACGAGGCGCTGCGGGACCTGACCGAAGGCATCCTCCGTGACCCCGCCAGCGAGTTCGCCCGGGCCTCGCGCGGCGCCGCCCACGAGCGTGCCGGGGATCTCGACGCGGCGCTGGCGGACCTCGACCGCGCGCTGGAGCTCAAGCCGGACTATGCCTGGGCGCTCGGCCGCCGGGCCCGGGTCTGGCGCGGCCTCGGCGACCACGACCGGCAGCTGGCCGACCTCGACCGGGCCCTCACCCTCTGGCCCGACTGGGGCTGGGGGCACTGCGAACGGGGTGACGCGCTGCGCGTGGCCGGTCGCGACGAGGAGGCGCTCGCCGACTACGAGCGCGCGCTCGCCATCGACCCCGAGTACGCGTCGGCATACGCGAGCCGGGGGGTGTCGCTGTCCAGCCTCGGCCGCCACCGCGAGGCCCTCGCCGATCTGGACCGGGCCCTGGAGCTCAACCCCTCCTACCCGTGGGCCCTGTGCCGGCGGGCGGAGGCGCACCTCGGACTCGGGGACACGGAGCGGGCGCTGGCCGACGTGGCCCGCGCGCTGGAGCTCAGCCCCGACTACGCACCGGCCCGCACCCTGCACGACCGCCTCACCGGTTGA
- a CDS encoding DUF2165 domain-containing protein — protein MTTPTSGTSRTLRLSAALLTATVALYISLVALGNITDFGTNQQFVRHVLAMDTTFKDDDLMWRAITSKGLQDAAYIAIIVWETVTALVLIAGTWFWARRRHDRARQLSTYGLLMLMLLFGAGFIAIGGEWFAMWQSKTWNGLDAATRVLVLTGISLIVVQLPEKSAT, from the coding sequence ATGACCACCCCCACCTCAGGCACCTCACGCACCCTTCGCCTCTCCGCGGCCCTGCTCACCGCCACCGTCGCGCTCTACATCTCCCTCGTCGCCCTCGGGAACATCACGGACTTCGGGACCAACCAGCAATTCGTGCGGCATGTTCTCGCCATGGACACCACGTTCAAGGACGACGACCTGATGTGGCGGGCGATCACGAGCAAGGGGCTTCAGGACGCCGCGTACATCGCCATCATCGTGTGGGAGACGGTCACGGCGCTCGTGCTGATCGCCGGGACGTGGTTCTGGGCGAGACGCCGGCACGACCGCGCCCGGCAGCTCTCCACCTACGGGCTGCTGATGCTCATGCTGCTCTTCGGCGCCGGGTTCATCGCGATCGGCGGTGAGTGGTTCGCCATGTGGCAGTCGAAGACCTGGAACGGGCTGGACGCGGCGACCCGCGTCCTCGTGCTCACCGGGATCAGTCTGATCGTCGTACAGCTGCCGGAGAAGTCGGCTACTTGA
- a CDS encoding bifunctional FO biosynthesis protein CofGH — MTTSATSGTGPTENSMRRALKRARDGVALDVSEAAVLLQARGEALEDLAASAARVRDAGLDAAGRPGVITYSKSVFIPLTRLCRDKCHYCTFVTVPGKLRRAGHGMFMSPDEVLDIARKGAALGCKEALITLGDKPEDRWPEAREWLDAHGYDDTVAYVRAVSIRILEETGLLPHLNPGVMSWTDFQRLKPVAPSMGMMLETTATRLWSEPGGPHHGSPDKEPAVRLRVLEDAGRSSVPFTSGLLIGIGETYEERADSLFALRRVSRSYHGIQELIIQNFRAKPDTAMRGMPDAELDELVATVAVARHIMGPAACLQAPPNLVDSEYERLIGAGIDDWGGVSPLTIDHVNPERPWPQIEELTERSRAAGFELRERLCVYPEFVTRGEPWLDPRLLPHVRALADPETGLARPDAVVEGHPWQEPEEAFVATGRTDLHRTIDTDGRTADRRDDFDEVYGDWGALREAAAPGMAPERIDADVRAALATAADDPTRLTDAEALALFHADGPALDALTRIADDVRRSAVGEDVTYVVTRNINFTNVCYTGCRFCAFAQRRTDADAYTLSLEQVADRAQQAWDVGAVEVCMQGGIHPDLPGTAYFDIAKAVKERVPGMHVHAFSPMEVVNGATRTGMSVREWLTAAKEAGLDTIPGTAAEILDDEVRWVLTKGKLPTATWIEVVTTAHELGIRSSSTMMYGHVDQPRHWLGHLRTLAGIQQRTGGFTEFVTLPFIHTNAPVYLAGIARPGPTTRDNRAVTAMARLLLHPWIPNIQTSWVKLGAEGAAEMLRSGANDLGGTLMEETISRMAGSSYGSYKSVRELIAVAEAAGRPARPRTTLYGEVSEERQRVAAASDGHLPELLPVLD, encoded by the coding sequence ATGACGACTTCCGCGACCTCCGGAACCGGCCCGACCGAGAACTCCATGCGTCGCGCCCTCAAGCGTGCCCGGGACGGCGTCGCCCTCGACGTCTCCGAGGCGGCGGTGCTGCTCCAGGCGCGCGGCGAGGCCCTCGAGGACCTCGCCGCGTCCGCCGCCCGGGTACGGGACGCGGGCCTCGACGCGGCGGGCAGGCCCGGTGTCATCACGTACTCGAAGAGCGTCTTCATCCCCCTCACCCGGCTGTGCCGGGACAAGTGCCACTACTGCACCTTCGTCACCGTGCCCGGCAAGCTCCGCCGCGCCGGGCACGGGATGTTCATGTCCCCGGACGAGGTCCTCGACATCGCCCGCAAGGGCGCGGCCCTCGGCTGCAAGGAAGCTCTGATCACCCTCGGCGACAAGCCCGAGGACCGCTGGCCGGAGGCCAGGGAATGGCTCGACGCGCACGGCTACGACGACACCGTCGCGTACGTCCGGGCCGTCTCCATCCGCATCCTGGAGGAGACGGGCCTGCTGCCCCACCTCAATCCGGGCGTCATGAGCTGGACGGACTTCCAGCGGCTCAAGCCGGTGGCCCCGTCGATGGGCATGATGCTGGAGACGACGGCGACCCGTCTGTGGTCGGAGCCCGGCGGCCCGCACCACGGCTCCCCGGACAAGGAGCCCGCCGTACGCCTGCGCGTCCTGGAGGACGCCGGCCGCTCCTCCGTGCCCTTCACCTCGGGGCTGCTCATCGGCATCGGCGAGACGTACGAGGAGCGCGCCGACTCCCTGTTCGCGCTGCGCCGTGTCTCCCGCTCCTACCACGGCATCCAGGAGCTGATCATCCAGAACTTCCGCGCCAAGCCGGACACGGCGATGCGCGGGATGCCGGACGCCGAACTGGACGAACTGGTCGCCACGGTGGCGGTGGCCCGGCACATCATGGGCCCGGCCGCCTGCCTCCAGGCCCCGCCCAACCTCGTGGACAGCGAGTACGAGCGGCTGATCGGCGCGGGCATCGACGACTGGGGCGGGGTCTCCCCGCTCACCATCGACCACGTCAACCCCGAACGCCCCTGGCCGCAGATCGAGGAGCTGACCGAGCGGTCCCGGGCGGCCGGCTTCGAGCTGCGTGAACGCCTGTGTGTGTACCCGGAGTTCGTCACGCGCGGGGAGCCCTGGCTGGACCCGCGCCTGCTGCCGCACGTGCGGGCGCTTGCGGACCCGGAGACGGGCCTGGCCCGGCCGGACGCGGTCGTCGAGGGGCACCCCTGGCAGGAGCCGGAGGAGGCCTTCGTCGCCACCGGGCGCACCGATCTGCACCGCACCATCGACACCGACGGCCGTACCGCCGACCGGCGCGACGACTTCGACGAGGTGTACGGCGACTGGGGCGCCCTGCGCGAGGCGGCCGCCCCGGGAATGGCGCCGGAGCGGATCGACGCCGACGTCCGCGCGGCCCTGGCGACCGCCGCCGACGACCCGACGCGACTGACCGACGCCGAGGCGCTGGCCCTCTTCCACGCGGACGGCCCGGCGCTGGACGCGCTGACCCGGATCGCGGACGACGTGCGCAGGTCGGCGGTCGGCGAGGACGTGACGTACGTCGTCACCCGGAACATCAACTTCACCAACGTCTGCTACACCGGCTGCCGCTTCTGCGCCTTCGCCCAGCGCCGCACGGACGCCGACGCCTACACGCTGTCCCTGGAGCAGGTCGCCGACCGCGCCCAGCAGGCGTGGGACGTGGGAGCGGTCGAGGTGTGCATGCAGGGCGGGATCCATCCGGACCTGCCCGGGACGGCGTACTTCGACATCGCCAAGGCGGTCAAGGAGCGGGTCCCCGGTATGCATGTGCACGCCTTCTCGCCGATGGAGGTGGTCAACGGCGCGACCCGTACGGGCATGTCCGTCCGTGAGTGGCTCACGGCGGCCAAGGAGGCGGGCCTCGACACCATCCCGGGCACGGCGGCGGAGATCCTCGACGACGAGGTCCGCTGGGTGCTGACCAAGGGCAAGCTGCCCACGGCCACCTGGATCGAGGTCGTCACGACCGCACACGAGCTGGGCATCCGGTCGAGCTCGACGATGATGTACGGCCATGTGGACCAGCCCCGCCACTGGCTCGGCCATCTGCGCACCCTGGCCGGTATCCAGCAGCGGACGGGCGGCTTCACCGAGTTCGTGACCCTGCCCTTCATCCACACCAACGCCCCCGTCTATCTGGCGGGCATCGCGCGCCCCGGGCCGACGACACGGGACAACCGGGCGGTGACGGCGATGGCCCGGCTGTTGCTGCACCCGTGGATCCCCAATATCCAGACAAGCTGGGTGAAACTGGGCGCGGAGGGTGCGGCGGAGATGCTCCGCTCCGGAGCCAACGACCTGGGCGGCACGCTCATGGAGGAGACGATCTCCCGGATGGCGGGCTCGTCGTACGGCTCGTACAAGTCGGTCAGGGAGCTGATCGCGGTGGCGGAGGCGGCCGGCCGCCCGGCACGGCCGCGGACGACGCTGTACGGGGAGGTGTCGGAGGAGCGGCAGCGGGTGGCGGCGGCGTCGGACGGGCATCTGCCGGAGCTGCTGCCGGTGCTGGACTGA
- a CDS encoding LLM class F420-dependent oxidoreductase: MRIAVTIFLTDETIAPVRLARELEQRGFAGLYLPEHTHMPVERTTPYPAGGELPREYGRTLDPFVALGQAAAVTGRLGLGTGITLVAQHDPIGLAKQIATLDHLSDGRFTLGLGFGWNVEEAADHGVEWRTRRELVRDRMGLMRALWGEEPTAYVGEFGSVRASRAHPKPVQKPRGPVVGPRTLVGGAAGPKLFAHIAEYADGWMPIGGRGLAESLPVLRSVWADAGRDPAALQVVPYAVQPTPGKLAHYTELGVEETVVQLPPAGEPEVLRVLDEYARYLPGASDTV, from the coding sequence ATGAGAATCGCCGTCACGATCTTCCTCACCGACGAGACCATCGCCCCCGTCCGGCTCGCCCGTGAGCTGGAACAGCGCGGCTTCGCCGGGCTGTATCTGCCCGAGCACACCCATATGCCCGTCGAGCGGACCACCCCGTACCCGGCAGGCGGTGAGCTGCCGCGCGAGTACGGCCGTACCCTCGACCCCTTCGTCGCCCTCGGGCAGGCCGCCGCGGTGACCGGGCGGCTGGGGCTCGGCACCGGCATCACGCTCGTCGCCCAGCACGACCCGATCGGCCTCGCCAAGCAGATCGCGACCCTGGACCATCTGTCCGACGGGCGGTTCACGCTCGGCCTCGGCTTCGGCTGGAACGTCGAGGAGGCCGCCGACCACGGGGTCGAGTGGCGTACGCGGCGGGAGCTGGTGCGCGACCGGATGGGGCTCATGCGTGCGTTGTGGGGCGAGGAACCGACCGCCTATGTGGGGGAGTTCGGGAGTGTGCGGGCCAGCCGGGCCCATCCCAAGCCGGTGCAGAAGCCCAGGGGCCCGGTCGTCGGCCCCCGGACGCTCGTCGGCGGTGCCGCCGGGCCCAAGTTGTTCGCGCACATCGCCGAGTACGCGGATGGCTGGATGCCGATCGGCGGGCGCGGGCTCGCCGAGTCGCTGCCCGTGCTGCGCTCCGTGTGGGCGGACGCCGGGCGGGATCCAGCCGCCCTCCAGGTGGTGCCGTACGCCGTTCAGCCCACCCCCGGAAAGCTCGCCCACTACACCGAACTCGGCGTCGAGGAGACCGTGGTGCAGCTGCCGCCCGCCGGGGAGCCGGAGGTGCTGCGGGTGCTCGACGAGTACGCCCGATATCTGCCAGGAGCCAGTGACACGGTGTAA